Genomic DNA from Salinibacterium sp. NK8237:
ATGGCAAACAAACCGCCAAGCAAGAATGCGGCGAAGGCTCCGACCGCAACAACTTCCCAACCGAGCCACCCCAAGTAGAGCCCCAGAACGGCGGAGAGTTTGACGTCTCCCATTCCCATTCCCCGCGGCGACACCAGAGCGATAATGAAGTAAAACACGAACAATGCCAGTGCGCCGAGAGCTGCAGTAGCGAGCGCGCTCCAGTTGCCTGTTCCCGCACTCGCAATGCCCAAGAGTACGAATCCAACTATCAACGACGGCAGAACAATCTTGTTCGGAAGCGTCTGGGTATCGAGATCGATGAGCGTGAGCGCGATCGAAATTGCCGCGAGGTATAAGAATGCGGGAAGCGCCCAGACCAGAGCAGTTTCTGCTCCAATTGCTGCAGCCACAACGCCGAATGCCACCGCGGTCCCCGCTTCGACGAGCGGATACCGAGCCGCGATTGGCTCTCCGCAGTCGCGGCAGCGCCCGCGGAGAATGAGCCAGCTCACGACAGGGATGTTGTCGTAAAAGCGAATCGTGTGTTCGCATCGGGGGCACGCGCTCGGCGGCGAACTTAGCTTCTCGCCTCGCGGGAGTCTCCAAATGACGACATTCAAGAACGAGCCAACAGCTAAACCGAGAAGCGCGGCAAATACAGTGACAAAAGTGGTCGCGGTCATGGGGTCGCTACGCCGGCGGAGTCGTAGGCGGAATCCACCTCAATCCACACGTTGATTCCATAAGTTGTCGTCACCGGCGAGAGGAACTTGGGCGGTGCCAAGTAACGGAAGCGGCTGTCATAGTTGTAGTCCTTGATATAGCCGCCACCGTAGCTAATGATTCCACGGAACTTCTGGGCGATCGCGCCGTTGACGGTCAGCACTCCCCTAGCGTCACCGGTTGGGTTTTGTGTTGCGAAGGTGTGAGCCACAGAGAGGATAGCGGCGTTGATCTCGCGCCCCGCGTTCTTATTGCCCAACAACGACTTATTGCTTGAGTTGACTGGATTCCAGACCCACACAGCATCGTTTCCGACGAGACCCAAAATGTCGTCATCGTCATCGTGGTATGTGATATCGCCTGTCACATAGATGTAGTGCTCGGCGGACAGCGTTGTTTGGCCATTGAGCGTGCCTTTGACGAAGAGATCGCCCGA
This window encodes:
- a CDS encoding A24 family peptidase — its product is MTATTFVTVFAALLGLAVGSFLNVVIWRLPRGEKLSSPPSACPRCEHTIRFYDNIPVVSWLILRGRCRDCGEPIAARYPLVEAGTAVAFGVVAAAIGAETALVWALPAFLYLAAISIALTLIDLDTQTLPNKIVLPSLIVGFVLLGIASAGTGNWSALATAALGALALFVFYFIIALVSPRGMGMGDVKLSAVLGLYLGWLGWEVVAVGAFAAFLLGGLFAIILMLRKKAGRRTAIPFGPWMIAGAWVGIAFGAQIWNGYMAAVGLS